DNA from Corvus hawaiiensis isolate bCorHaw1 chromosome 21, bCorHaw1.pri.cur, whole genome shotgun sequence:
CTTCCTCGCCATCTATGCCGTGGCCACCATCATGTTCTGGTGAGCTGCCTGGTCTGTGCTGGGCAGTAAGGGGGCATGGGCAGTGCCAGGTTCTTGTGCCATGGAGTGAGGGTCCTGGGAGCTGTGTGGGCAAGGGCCGGTGGAGGGGCACAAGTCCCTCCAAGCAGCTGATTTGGGGAGCCAATTTATTGCCTCAACACCACCAAAACCAGACGGCCTGGGGAAAGTCCTGGTGGAGTAGGATCTAAGGAGACACTGTCCGCCCTGCAGCTTCCTGGTGTCGGTGCTCTACTCCAAGGCCAAGCTGGCCTCTGCCTGTGGCGGCATCATCTACTTCCTCAGCTACGTGCCCTACATGTATGTGGCCATCCGGGAGGAGGTGGCGCATGACAAGATCACAGCCTTTGAGAAGTGCATTGCGGTGAGTTGGCTGCGGCAGCTGGGGACGTGCTTGGTCCCAGGTTTGCCTCAGGCACCTCGTGTCTAGTACAAAGCCACCAAGCTGTCACCAAGCCCTGGGCAAGCCATTGCCTGTGTGAACCACCTCCCTGTGGGACTTTGGAGGTATCTCCAGAAGGTTTGCTGCCTCTCAGGGCCAGGAGCATTTCCATGGGGCTGGGTGGGGGCAGTACTGGGTAGGAATTCACCCCAACCTGTTCCTCTGGCCTGTGGTTCCTGCTGACCTGccattcccttccctccacCTCTTCACAGTCACTCATGTCCACCACGGCCTTCGGGTTGGGCTCCAAGTACTTTGCGCTGTATGAGGTGGCTGGCGTGGGTATCCAGTGGCACACCTTCAGCCAGTCACCTGTGGAAGGCGATGACTTCAACCTCCTGCTGTCCATGATGATGCTGGTTGTGGATGCTGTGGTGTATGGGGTGCTCACATGGTACATCGAGGCCGTGCACCCGGGTACGTGTGGGCAGAGGGGCATGAGGGCACCCCAGACCTTACAGGAGCCTCTTTGCTGGAGGAAACCTGCCCACATGTCCTAATCTGCTGGTGTCAGCCAGGTGTCTCAATTCAGGGGCCAGCTGTAGCAAAGCCGGATGTCCACAGCTGGGATAGTGATCCCCCTTATTTCCCCTTGTGGAGGCATCTCAGCTGCTCCCTATTTTTTCATTGTAAAACTGAAGCATGAGCCAACCCAACCTGAATCCCAAAGGACTTTGtttcctggcacagcccccagagctgccctgagCCCAGCTGGCTGGAATGTTCATAGCTGCCACCCTGCAGTGGTGACCTGACCTGGGGAAACCCCCAGCCCATGCCCATGCCAAGCTCTGACCCAGCCCTCAGCAGCTTCTGCATGGCCCTGGGTGTACGGTTGGCCCTGACTCCCCGGGGTTGTGGTTGCAGGCATGTTCGGCCTGCCACGGCCCTGGTACTTCCCTTTCCAGAAGTCTTACTGGCTGGGCAACGGGCGCGTGGAGACCTGGGAGTGGACCTGGCCGTGGTCACGCACCACCCGCCTCAGCATCATGGAGGAGGATCAGGCCTGTGCCATGGAGAGCCGGAGGCTGGGTGAGGGCAGCTGGGGGTGGCAGTGGATGGCACAAGGGtggccctggctctgccacagGGTCTTGCCTTGGCCACGGACCCCTGTGCTCTTGTCAGGGCAGGATACTGAGCCGAGCACTGTGGCCTCTCTGGGAGCTGCCACTGTGGCATGGGAGGGGGAAAACGGGCgagaagcagaggggaagggacCACAAGCCAGCATAGTCACCATGGGATGGAGGCGGGTTGATTCATTCCCAGGGAGCCCCACTCGAAGCCTggcttccctgccctcctctggCTCCTCACCATCCCACTGTCACAGCAGAGGAGACGAGGGGCATCGAGGAGGAGCCAACCCACCTCCCCTTGGTTGTCTGCATCGACAAGCTCACCAAAGTCTACAAGACAGACAAGAAGCTGGCGCTGAACAAGCTGAGCCTCAACCTCTACGAGAACCAGGTCGTGTCCTTCCTGGGGCACAATGGTGCAGGCAAGACCACCACCATGTGAGTGCCTGTCCGGGCTGACAGAGACCATGTTCCTCTGGCCAGCTGCAGGGTGTGAGGAAGGGGCTTCGGGATGTCCCTGCAGGGCCCTGTGGCAGCTGGTGCCATGCCCAGAGGGCAGGAGTGTGGGTGTGGGGCTGGCACAAACATGGGACAGGCAGTAGGCTCATGGCCCTGTGCTGATAGGGCTCTGCCTGGGTCCcagcagatgctcccagaggTGGTGGTTGGCATTGGGACCAGACTGAGGAACATGAGCTCCCTCACATTGTTGCCTTTCTCCATCCATCCAGGTCCATCCTCACTGGCTTGTTCCCTCCAACGTCTGGCTCTGCTACCATCTACGGCCATGATATCCGTACGGAGATGGACAAGATCCGGAAGAACCTGGGCATGTGTCCCCAGCACAACGTGCTCTTTGACAGGCTGACGGTGGAGGAGCACCTCTGGTTCTACTCGCAGCTCAAGAGCATGGCAGAGGAGGAGATCCGCAAGGAGATGGACAAGTAGGCACCCTCCAGCTCCTTTGTCTTCATCCATGCCTTTGGCATGAGTGAGTCTCTTTCCTGCTGGCTGTACCAGGGGGTGTGATCTGGGGGCAGAGGTgtcccctggagcagctccaccAAGTGTTTTCCCACCCTTGGGGTGTTAGGCTGTGGAAGTGAGCAGAAGATGCTCATAGGCCTGACTgcagctgggcagtgccagcagctgaagGCCGCAGGTGCCTTGTGGGGAAGAGGCGTTACATACTCCCCACAGGCACTGGGCACCAGTACAGCCCCCCCAGCATTCCTGGTGCTTCCGCCCTGTCCCCAGGATGATTGAGGACCTGGAACTCTCCAACAAACGGCACTGCCAGGTGCAGACTCTCTCGGGCGGCATGAAGAGGAAGCTGTCAGTGGCCATTGCCTTCGTGGGTGGGTCACGGGCTGTTATCTTGGATGAGCCCACAGCTGGTGTGGACCCATATGCCCGAAGGGCCATCTGGGACCTCATCCTCAAGTACAAGCCaggtgagcagagctgggcagagcctgGCATGCTCCTCTGTGGCAGCCCTGGCCCCTCTGCTGAGGCTTTGTGCTGCCATCAGGGAGGACCATCTTGCTCTCCACACACCACATGGATGAGGCTGACCTGCTGGGGGACCGCATCGCCATCATCTCTCATGGCAAGCTCAAGTGCTGTGGTTCTCCATTGTTCCTCAAGAGCACCTATGGTGACGGCTACAAGCTGACAGTGGTGAAGAAGCAGTCGGACACCAGGAACGGCACAGGTCTGGGGTGCAGTGGGACCCTTTGTTTAGAGGAATAGATGGCACCAGCCCTTCTTCAGCCCAGCAAAGGAGAGGTCAACACCCAAGTACTCCCATCTTGAGTCTCCTTAAGGCCACTTGGAGGGCAGAGGGGATAGGGTAGGGGTGTAGGAGATCCCATTGCTCAGCCTTAATTTTTCCGAGCTGCGTCCTTGGCCAGACTCTACACAGTGGCATTTGTCTCCAGGTGCTGGTTCTCTCCAGCTTGTGGGTTGCCCACTGAGATGTCCAGTGTGGGCCGCATTGCAGAGCACCATCCCCAGGCCTGTCAGGGTGACAGGGAAGCCCCCATGGCACTGGGGAGTAGGGAAAATGTGATGGGTCTTGGTGGGAGGCCAGGTGTGAAGTGACCAATGGGtactgcccctctgccccagagCCAGGCCAGCCACACAGCCCCCTGGGTCACTCCTCTGTcagcccctgctctgagccTCGTGTCTCCCAGTTCATCAAGAAGTACGTGGCCTCCTGCCTCCTCATCTCAGACACCAACACGGAGCTCTCCTACATCCTGCCCAGTGAGGCCGTCAAGAAGGGCTGCTTTGAGAGGCTCTTCCAGGTACctgcaggggctggcagggtgGACAGGCAGAGGGCTGTGGCACTGTCGACATCTGCCCTCCTCACGCAGCACTTTGCTCCCACAGCActtggagcagagcctggaagAGCTGGACCTCACCAGTTTTGGGCTGATGGACACCACGCTGGAGGAGGTCTTCCTGAAGGTGTCTGAGGAGGACCAGTCTCTGGAGAACAGTGACGTGGGTATGGGCGCTGGCGGGGCACAAGGTGCTCCTGGGGCTAGTGAGGGGCTGTGTGATCTTGCTGGGCTTGGTGGCTGCAGGAGTCTCCTGTCCCGGATGGTGGAGGGGTTTCCAGCAGAGCCCATCCTGGCCAAGGGCAGCCAGCCTCTGCTCCACTCTGGGTTTACTCCCACCTGGAATAGTGTCTAGCTCTGGTGTCCTCAGCACAGGTCTCCAGAGGACACCATGGAGttgctctgagggctggagcacctctgccatggagccaggctgggagagctgggggtgttcatctggagaaggctccagggagaccttatggCACCTTCTAGTGCCTAAAAGGGGCTTGAAAAAATGAGAGAAGGTCTTTACATGGGCAGATAGTGTTAGGACAAgggggggaatggttttaaactaaaagaggaaaagtttagattagatgttagaaggaaattctcccctgtgagggtggtgaggccctggcacaggttgtgcagaggagctgtggcagctccatccctggaagtgtccaaggccaggttggacggggcttggagcaatgtggtctggcagaaggtgtccctgcgcATGGTagaggggtggaatgagatgaggtCCGTTCCAGCCCAAACCGGTCTGTGATTGTATGATATGATCCATCCCCAGTCGGTGGCATGATGCAGTGAAGAGTAGCATGGCTGGTGGCAACCcacattttttcttccagacatgaaggagtccaaggatgccctgcagccacctgcctCTGAGCTGGGCCCAAAGTCTGAAGCCAATGGGGAGCCCCTGGCCGAAGCGGCCATGCCAGAGAAGCCGGAAGTGGAGCTCAGCAACCTGGTGACCTGCTCCAAGCTGGCGCAGTCGCAGGCGTCCCTGCGCTCAGTGTCCTCGGTGGGCTCCGTGCGCGGCGATGAAGGTGGGGTTTATTCCGAATTCTTTGGGGATTACGCGCCCCTGTTCGATAACCGGCAGGACCCCGATAACGTCAGTCTGCaaggttggtgctgctggtgcccgGCCAGCGGCAGGGGCCAGGGGAGGTGCTCAGCTGGGACATGGAGGGTTTGCCCAGGGCGGACAGAGCTGGCCCTGGTCCCGCAGGGTATGTGGTTGTGTCTGAGGTGGGTGGCTGAGACTGCTGGGACAAGAACCCGTGGGGAGAGGACTGATGGTGCATCCAGCAACACAGCACCCAGAGAGCCACAGCCTGGGTGGgggggctgggaatgggctcTTTCCACAAGTTTGCACCCCATACTGGTAGGGTGTGCATGAGGGTCTCGTGCCAAGGCATGGAGCCAGTGAGGGCAGCCGCTGttggctctgcctctgcctcctgTGTGTCTCCAGTGCCACCTTGCAGACTTGCCCCACTAACATGCCCTGTCCCCACACTGGCACCAGTTGGGTTTCTCCTCTTGGCCCTTGGGCACAGAGTCACCTTCCAGGTGGTGGCTTCACCTGTCATACCCTGCCCCAGGTGCaaggctgtccctgcctggatgTTGGGATTGCTGGATATGGAGGGTGCGGGCAGGTGCCTTGAGGTTGTTGCTGTAGTCACAGATCCTGTTCTGGGTTATCTCAGCAACTCTTGTGACTAATTTAGGGATGTGCCACCTCTTCCCCCCACTAGGGCtgtgggaggcagagctgggacagtgctgtggcagagctCCCACTGTCTCACTGGGACTCCCACCTGTGTCTTGTTCCCTGTTCCTGACTCTGCTGACCCCTCatcagctggcagagctgatgGGAAAATTGAGGGGTCCTAGAAAAAAGCACCAATTtcggttgtttttttaaaactattgtCTAAATTTTCCTTCTGGGGCCAAGAGGAACCTGCCAGCCAGCTGCCTTGCTTCccactgcactgctgctgtggcttgGTGGCAGAGTTGGGGTTGGGTGCTCACCCTTGGggtggctgagctgggctgggtgtcTGGCTCAGCTTTCTGGTGAGCCCAGGCAGGTGTGGGAGCAACTGTGCCAGGGGGCTGATGTCCTTCTCCCTCCCAGAGCAAGAAGCAGAGGTGGAAGCAGAGGATCGTGACCTGGCAGGTCAGGGGAGCTTCAAGCTGGAAGGCTCGTGGCTGAAGCTACGCCAGTTCCATGGGCTGATCGTCAAACGCTTCCACTGTGCCAAGCGCAACACCAAGGCCCTCTTCTCGCAGATCCTCCTGCCCGCCTTTTTCGTCTGTGTGGCCATGACTGTGGCACTCTCCGTTCCTGAAATAGGTGCATGCAAGCCGCCTACCTACCTGCATGCTGGGTGGCCTGTTCTGCCTGCCCCGGTGTGGCCACTGGCTGCAGTAGGACAAGGCCAAGGCAGTTTCCCTGTGTGCAGCGGTGCTGTGGGTACGAGCAGGttcctgtccttgtccccacaGGTGACCTGCCACCCCTCATCCTCTCGCCATCCCAATACCACAACTACACTCAACCCAAGGGCAACTTCATTCCTTACGCCAACGAGGAGCGGCGTGAGTACCGGTGAGAGCTGCCACCGCTGGTGACCAGCACCCTGTGCCCTGTCTCCATCTGTGGGACTGCGAGGAGGGCAAGTGGggagggcagccccagcaggccTAGTGCCAGGGCTGGGTCAGGCTTGGAGCAAAGCCTGGCTGGTGCCATGTCCCCTGACAGAAAGCAACCCCTGTCCTGGCCCGGGTGTCTCTGGGAGATGTGGCAGCCCTGGCGCTGTGACTAGCAGCTCAGtcatgccaggcacaggctgtGTGTGCCCATGATAAGTGCCAAGGCCTCAGGGAGGTCCCGGAAGAAGATGGCCATGGTGCTGAAATGtgtctcctgctccttgctccTCCTCACtggctcctttctctgcagcattAAGCTCTCTCCGGATGCCAGCCCTCAGCAGTTGGTGAACACTTTCCATCTGCCCTCTGGTGTGGGGGCCACCTGTGTGCTCAAGACACCCTTCAACAACACACTGGACCAGCCCATGCAGACCCTCAACCTCAATAGCAATGAGTCCAAAATGCTGGCAGCCAAGTACTTCGATGCCATGTGCATTGACTCCTTCACCCAAGGCCTTCCACTTTCCAACTTTGTGCCGCCacctccatccccagctccctctgacTACCCCATGTCAGTGGATGAGGACCTGCTCCATGCCTGGAACTCCACGACCTTCTCTGCTGTTAAAGGTATCACCTGTGCTGGGTGCTCCTGTGTCTGGGATTTTTCTCCAGCAGGGAGATGATGATTCTCCTCACAAAAGTGGCTCCAGGGACCCCTGGGAGTACCTGTTAGTCTGGCCTGGCCACACAGCAGAGCTTTGTTGGGCTGAACTTGTGGCTCTGGCCATGGAACACTGTCCCCATTCGGCCCCAGCCATGCCAGTAGAGCCCGTTGGATGGTGACACTGTCACAAAGACCTGTGAGGAGCCTTGCATCACCTTTGCTGGGTGTGGTCCCCAGCCATTTCTTCTCCAGCCACACCTCGTGGCCTGTCTCTGAATCTTTGTTCCCCCAAAGCTTTTTGCACGTCCATCTCTTGGTCCACAGGACCCTGCCTGGCCAGCCACCCAACCCTcatgctgtccccagcagctggggcaggcaggagcctgGCTGTGAGCCACCCTTTCTGGTCCTCAGGGACTGTGACCTCAgcccccgccctgccccgcaTCATCCATGAGCCCATCAAGTGCACGTGCTCCATGCAGGGGACTGGCTTCTCCTGCCCTAGTGGCGTGGGGGGTCATCCCCCGCAGATGAAGGTGGTGACAGGGGACATCCTGACAGACATCACAGGGCGCAACGTCTCTGAGTATCTGCTCTACACCTCGGACCGCTTCCGGCTGCACAGGCAAgaggggaggctgggagggtCTGCCCTGCGCCATAGAGCAGGGGTGAGGACACCTGCGCCAGGGTGCTGGCTGGAGTCAGCAACATCCTCGAGCAGGGTTCCACCCCCCGGAGGTGGGGGACAGCAGTTGCAGCTTCCTCAGCACTGCCCTGTCCTACAGGTACGGGGCACTCACGTTTGGCAACGTCCAGAAATCCATCCCGGCCTCCTTTGGAGCCAGGGCTCCGGCCACGGTGCGCAAGATCGCTGTGCGGAGGACAGCCCAGGTGGGACAGCGCTGCGCCTTGGGGCAGAGAAGATGGCTGGGGAGGAAAGGGGGCAGGCAGGGACCCTTGggactgctctgctgcagtgctctCCTCCGAGTGCTTTGGGAGGCTCCAGCCATGGGGGAGTGGTCAGCAGGTCTGGCCCAGCAGTCAGCAATGGCCTattctccccacagcctgtGGGCTGtccatcccatcctatccttCCCTCCCGGTACATCTCTGGGCCTAGCTCTCTTGCCACCTCCCACTGTTCCTCTCTCCTCCACCAGGTCTTCTACAACAACAAGGGCTACCACAGCATGCCCACTTACCTCAATGCCCTCAACAATGCCATCCTGAGAGCCAACCTGCCCAAGAGCAAGGGCAACCCTGCTGCCTATGGTGAGCATCTGGAGGTGTTTGAGGGTAGGAGCATGTCAGGAACAGCATTAGGGCGTAGTCCAACCACGCTCCAAAGTGCAGTGTCCACCTTGGGCCAGCAAGCTAGTGTCCAGCTGGAACAGGAGTTCACCGCCTCCGCTGTGAGATAAGAGAGCTGGGATAACCTCTGTCAGGCCTGGGCTGGAATGTCCCAAAGTGCTGCATGAAAGTGCCTGTGCTTGTGACATGTCCAAGGGTGCTCTCCAGTGAGGGAGGGCTTGGCCTTGAGGTGCTGAGTTGCTTCAgagagcccagctcctgctgagcttCAGGTTGGAAACCTATCCTGCTCAGAGCCAGGACCAGGCAGAGTGGGGACAGGGGTCTGTGTCCCAAGCCAGTTTTCATGCTTCCATGTTTCTTCTTGGTTGTTGTTGCAGGCATCACAGTCACCAATCACCCCATGAACAAAACGAGCGCCAGCCTGTCCCTGGATTACCTGTAGGTTCAAGGAGAGGGTCTGAGGGGAGGGTGGCTGTCCCACGGGAGGTAGGGGGCTTCTTACTGATGGTTGCAGGGGAAGGCCAAGGCTTCTGCTCCACAGGCTGCATGGTGGGGAGGGACAGGGTGGCTGTGACGTGGGGCTCCCTGTGCCATGCCCTGCGCTGTGCACAGTGATTGCCCCCGTACCAGAGTGGGTGGCCCTCCCCCAGGCAACTGAGGGTGCTGGAGTCCCTCCATGGACCTCTCTTTGCTCCCCATCCAGCCTGCAAGGCACAGATGTGGTGATTGCCATCTTCATCATTGTGGCCATGTCCTTCGTCCCAGCCAGCTTTGTGGTATTCCTGGTGGCCGAAAAGGCCACCAAGGCCAAACACCTGCAGTTTGTGAGTGGCTGTGACCCCGTCATCTACTGGCTGGCCAACTACATGTGGGACATGGTAAGCAGGACACGTGGCCCTGCTGGCCAAGCCtccggggctgtgccagggagtgAGCAGTCACAGAAGTTTCTGTCTTCTCCAGCTAAACTACCTGGTGCCAGCCACGTGCTGCATCATCATCCTGTTCGTGTTTGACCTCCCAGCATATACATCTCCCACCAACTTCCCCGCTgtcctctccctcttcctgctCTATGGGTATGTTGCTCAGAGGGGGGTGGTCAGGAGGCACTGGGGATGCTTCCAGAGTCTTATGAGGCggtggttttaaactaaaagaataGACATTTAGAccagatattaagaagaaatttttcacgatgggggtggtgaggccctggcacagattgcccagagaggctgtgacTGCCCCATTTGTGGAAAAgtccaaggccaagttggacagGTTGGAGcactagtggaaggtgtccttgcccatggccaGGGACTGGATTAGATGACCTTGAAAGGTCCTTTCcagtccaaaccattctgtgatgttCTGCAGCCCCATAGCTGGTTGGGGTGGGGTGGCTGTGAGGGCTGGGGTGGGAGAgcctgggaacagcaggctggaaatgGGCAGTCCCAAGGTGGGGGGCCCCTCTCCTGCCATGCTGATGTGTGCTTCTGCTTCTCACCTCCCCAGCTGGTCTATCACCCCTATCATGTACCCAGCTTCCTTCTGGTTTGAGGTGCCCAGCTCTGCTTACGTCTTCCTCATCGTCATCAACCTCTTCATTGGCATCACAGCCACTGTGGCCAcgttcctgctgcagctctttgagCACGACAAGGTGTGGCATTCACAGCTCTGCCAAGGGCCACTGGGAAGGGAGACATTGACATCAGGTTGTGGGGTGGCTCAGTCTGGGAGGGACCTCAGGAGGTCTCTGTTCCCAGCAGGATCAGCCATGAGACCTGACTGGGCTGGATCTTGGGGATCCTGATCCTACCATTCACTCAGAGTTGTTTGATGGTTGTGTCCTCTCTGCTGTACCCACAGGACCTGAAGGTGGTGAACAGCTACCTGAAGAGCTGCTTCCTCGTGTTCCCTAACTACAACCTGGGCCACGGCCTGATGGAGATGGCCTACAATGAATACATCAATGAGTACTATGCCAAGATTGGTATGGCCTCTtgttctctccctcccttgctCCAGGGCatggggggctggaggggactATGATGCTGGCACATCCCCTCTGCCTGCCCCGTGGGGGTGTCCCGAGGCCCAGAGCAACCTGGAGCAAAAAGCCAAGGGGGTGGACTAGATGGGGCACAGAAAGAGACACGGCTGAGGGTCAGCAGTGGCAtggtgccagtgctgctgaaagCGGTTCCTTGGGACATCTCACATGGCAGCCCCATGGGGAGAGGAGGGTGTGAGCCCTGACAGAGGCGTgtggttctgctgctgctgcacactgCCTGTGGTGGGCTGTGGTGAGACTGTGGTGGATCTTAGTGGGGCCATAGTGTAGCTGTGGTGGGCcacggtgggtctgtgctgtgacaggagggatgggggctgcagggactctCCTTCCAGACAGGGTCTCTTGGGGGCTGCGCTGCCCAACCCACACAAGCCTGTTGCCAGTTACAGCTTCAGCCTGGCCTCAGAAGCTcccctgctctctgcttttTGAGCAGCTTCTGTACATAagccaggtgctgctggcatCATGAGGGACAATTTTGGGTCGAGATTTGACAAATCCGTCTGATACCACTATCAGCTGGGTCGATTCATCCTACTGAGGTTGAAAAGTTGCCAGATGATTTCCACAGCACCCATGCTCTGAGAGGGAATCGTGTTGCAACCAGCCCAGGCAGCTGTGGTGGGGGAGCAGTGTCATTGTCATGGGTCAGCTCAGGAAGTACAACCAAGCTGTCCCCATGGGAAGGTGTCCCTAGctgctctctcctcttccttgtGCTCAGGGCAGTTCGATAAAATGAAATCACCCTTCGAGTGGGACATCGTGACACGGGGGCTTGTTGCCATGACAATTGAAGGCTTTGTTGGCTTCTTCATCACCATCATGTGCCAGTACAACTTCTTCCGGAAGCCCCAGTGAGTGTGGCATGGGGCAGGGATGTTAGGACTGGCCATGGGGTAAAGATTTGCCATTGGGGACCCTTGAGCTTCAGGCTGCCCTTCTGGTGGTGTTGAGTGGGAGCTGCCCGGGCCTGTCAGGGATGCAGCTCCTGGTCCCACATTCCCCCGTGCCCCTGCCCCCTCCCACAGACGCCTGCCCGTCTCCACCAAACCCATCGAGGATGACATCGACGTGGCCAATGAGAGGCACCGGGTCCTGCGTGGTGACGCCGACAACGACATGCTAAAGATCGAGAACCTCACGAAGGTGGGGGCTGCATCAGGGTGCAAGGAGACTCTTGGGACCAGCCTAGCCCAGGGATGTGGGTGGGGCAGGGGGTCCAGGTGGCTCCCGGTGGGCTGAGTCCCCGTCCCCTTCCCTGCCAGGTGTACAAGTCCCGCAAGATTGGGCGCATCCTGGCCGTGGACCGGCTGTGTGTGGGCGTGCGCCCCGGGGAATGCTTTGGGCTGCTGGGCGTCAACGGTGCGGGCAAGACCACAACATTCAAGATGCTGACAGGGGATGAGAGCACCACGGGTGGAGAGGCCTTCATTAATGGACACAGGTTagggggggctgggggctgcctgctttcctgggaatgggatggg
Protein-coding regions in this window:
- the ABCA2 gene encoding ATP-binding cassette sub-family A member 2 isoform X3, translated to MGFLHQLHLLLWKNVTLKRRSPWVLAFEIFIPLVLFFILLGLRQKKPTIPVKEAFYTAAPLTSAGILPVMQSLCPDGQRDEFGFLQYSNSTVTQILEHLSEAVEQSSLFDPQHPGLEEELESLRRHLEALSSPEPSSMETHFSSRAGSGFTLAWAAKDQGELRRFLMQNLSLPNSTAELLLGSSIDLREVYRQFFDSFPLVPDETHERDLWDGFGPSKKMTQLEKSLPSGWRSLQEGLVHRVLRDPVAAPRRPALLRILSQALGLTSTAVAPAISDSPQAFVTEMESVFFTGPVLEQLTCEQNPGGLRRLLHVSPRQQPLLAAYWALACNGSRATRQERFAALATELQEQLDTPKIVSRLKLEEVNSTATQHRLRALLEDLVEMEKVLRDVDILSALAKLLPRGACASKAPLPTANSTSWASTNATAGNATAEEEEGAGEGPSGSDNPQGQFSAFVQLWAGLQPILCGNNRTIEPEALKQGNMSSLGFTSKEQRNLGLLVHLMTSNPKILYAPVGTEVDKVILKANETFAFVGNVTHYAKAWLNISPEIRAYLEEGRLQRRIRWLQQLTADLHKHPEILNVSDSDVLHNFLNGNFSLPNASVLLQQLDTIDNAACGWVHFMAKVSVDIFKGFPDEESIVNYTLNQAYQDNVTVFASVIFQTNRDGSLPPHVMYKIRQNSSFTEKTNEIRRAYWRPGPNTGGRFYFLYGFVWIQDMMERALINTFVGHDVVEPGNYVQMFPYPCYTRDDFLFVIEHMMPLCMVISWVYSVAMMIQHIVTEKEHRLKEVMKMMGLNNAVHWVAWFITGFVQLSISVTALTAILKYGKVLMHSDVLIIWLFLAIYAVATIMFCFLVSVLYSKAKLASACGGIIYFLSYVPYMYVAIREEVAHDKITAFEKCIASLMSTTAFGLGSKYFALYEVAGVGIQWHTFSQSPVEGDDFNLLLSMMMLVVDAVVYGVLTWYIEAVHPGMFGLPRPWYFPFQKSYWLGNGRVETWEWTWPWSRTTRLSIMEEDQACAMESRRLAEETRGIEEEPTHLPLVVCIDKLTKVYKTDKKLALNKLSLNLYENQVVSFLGHNGAGKTTTMSILTGLFPPTSGSATIYGHDIRTEMDKIRKNLGMCPQHNVLFDRLTVEEHLWFYSQLKSMAEEEIRKEMDKMIEDLELSNKRHCQVQTLSGGMKRKLSVAIAFVGGSRAVILDEPTAGVDPYARRAIWDLILKYKPGRTILLSTHHMDEADLLGDRIAIISHGKLKCCGSPLFLKSTYGDGYKLTVVKKQSDTRNGTEPGQPHSPLGHSSVSPCSEPRVSQFIKKYVASCLLISDTNTELSYILPSEAVKKGCFERLFQHLEQSLEELDLTSFGLMDTTLEEVFLKVSEEDQSLENSDVDMKESKDALQPPASELGPKSEANGEPLAEAAMPEKPEVELSNLVTCSKLAQSQASLRSVSSVGSVRGDEGGVYSEFFGDYAPLFDNRQDPDNVSLQEQEAEVEAEDRDLAGQGSFKLEGSWLKLRQFHGLIVKRFHCAKRNTKALFSQILLPAFFVCVAMTVALSVPEIGDLPPLILSPSQYHNYTQPKGNFIPYANEERREYRIKLSPDASPQQLVNTFHLPSGVGATCVLKTPFNNTLDQPMQTLNLNSNESKMLAAKYFDAMCIDSFTQGLPLSNFVPPPPSPAPSDYPMSVDEDLLHAWNSTTFSAVKGTVTSAPALPRIIHEPIKCTCSMQGTGFSCPSGVGGHPPQMKVVTGDILTDITGRNVSEYLLYTSDRFRLHRYGALTFGNVQKSIPASFGARAPATVRKIAVRRTAQVFYNNKGYHSMPTYLNALNNAILRANLPKSKGNPAAYGITVTNHPMNKTSASLSLDYLLQGTDVVIAIFIIVAMSFVPASFVVFLVAEKATKAKHLQFVSGCDPVIYWLANYMWDMLNYLVPATCCIIILFVFDLPAYTSPTNFPAVLSLFLLYGWSITPIMYPASFWFEVPSSAYVFLIVINLFIGITATVATFLLQLFEHDKDLKVVNSYLKSCFLVFPNYNLGHGLMEMAYNEYINEYYAKIGQFDKMKSPFEWDIVTRGLVAMTIEGFVGFFITIMCQYNFFRKPQRLPVSTKPIEDDIDVANERHRVLRGDADNDMLKIENLTKVYKSRKIGRILAVDRLCVGVRPGECFGLLGVNGAGKTTTFKMLTGDESTTGGEAFINGHSILKELLQVQQSLGYCPQFDALFDELTAQEHLELYTRLRGIPWKDEERVVKWALKKLELTKYADKPASTYSGGNKRKLSTAIALIGYPAFIFLDEPTTGMDPKARRFLWNLILDVIKTGRSVVLTSHSMEECEALCTRLAIMVNGRLKCLGSIQHLKNRFGDGYMITVRTKSSLNVKEVVRFFNRNFPEAVLKERHHTKAQYQLKSDQISLAQVFSKMEQVVDVLGIEDYSVSQTTLDNVFVNFAKKQSDNLEQQETSPSCVLQSPLERVLSLLRPRTAPTELRALVVEEQEDLETDDEGLISFEEERAQLSFNTDTLC